GCGGGCGTCGGCGGTGCCGTGCGTCACCTGCTCGGGCGCGAGGTAGGACACCGTGCCCATCAGCAGGCCGTGGGTGGAGGTGTTGGTGGCCGCGGACACCGCCCGGGCCAGCCCGAAGTCGGCGACCTTCACCACGTCGCCGTGGTCGCCATGGTTGCCCTGGTCGCGGCGGCCGAGCAGGACGTTCTCCGGCTTGACGTCGCGGTGCACGATGCCCGCCTCGTGGGCCGCGGCGAGCGCCTGCAGCACCTGGTCGAGCAGTTCCAGCGTCCGCTCCGGCGAGAGTGGCCCCTCGTCGTACAGCGCGTCCCGCAGCGTGCGGCCGGCGACGTACTCCATCGTGAGGTACGGCGTCCCGTCGTCGGCGCCCTGGTCGAACACCGCCACCACGTGCGGGTGGGACAGCCGCGCCGCGGACCGTGCCTCGCGCTGGAAGCGCCGGACGAAATCGGCGTCCTCGACCAGCCCGGCGTGCAGGATCTTGACGGCGACGGTGCGGTCGAGACGGGTGTCGACGGCCTCGTAGACCGTCGCCATGCCGCCTCGGGCGACGCGTCGTCCCACGCGGTACCTGCCGTCGAGCAGGCGACCGACCAGGGGATCGCTGACCGTGACGTCCACGCAGGGGCCTCGCTGAGATGGCGGTTAGGACGACTCGAGTGTAAAGACCTCAGGTGAGAAGGGCGGCAGGCCGCGCCGACTGCCCGCAACACCCGGCCTCGCCCGAGCTCGCCGCCATCGCCCCGCCGCGTCCGTCATCTCCCCACGCTGTGTCGTACGCCACCACGACGTTCGGCACCGCCGCCCACGCCTCGGGCGTCACGCGACGGCGGTCAGTATCCCGGTGTGGCCGGTCAGCACGAACGCGCCGGCCCGGTCGACCTCGGCCTGGATTCGGTCGGACGCGGCGGACCGGAAGTCCGCCCAGGTCAGGCCCTTCGGCAGCGCCCGGGCCTGTTGCCCGCGGGTGCTGTGCAGGTAGGCGAGGACCGGCCCGGCCTCGGGTACGGCGATCTCGTACCGGTGGTCGTGCACGTCGACCGTGCCGAACACCTCCCGCACCAGCGCGGCACCCAGTTCGAGGTCGAAGCGGGAGTCGCCCCGGTCGTACGGCGGCGGATCGGCGACGCCCAGGTCCCGCAGCGTGTCCGTCCACAACCGCGCCCACTGCGGCTTGTCGCCGGCACCGTTCGTGCTGGCCACCAGCCGCCCACCCGGTCGCAGCACCCGGCGCAGCTCGCGCACCGCGTTCGCCGGGTCGGCCGCGTAGTAGAGCATGTGCATCGCCAGCGCCGCGCCCACCGACCCGTCGGCGAACGGTAGCCGGTCCACCTCGCCCACCACCTCCGGCGCCAGCCCGGCCGAGAGGTCGACGGGGACCACCCGCAGGTCGGGCCGGTCCGCGCGCAGCCGCCGGGTCAGCGCGCCGGTGCCCCAGCCCACGTCCAGTACCGGTCCCGGCCCGGGCAGCCCGCGCAGCCTCTCCAGGACTGTCGCGCCGAGATCGAGCCGCGGCCGCTGCCATTCGTAGAGGGAGATGCGGTCGGACAGCCGGGAGTCGTCGGCGTACTCCTCACCGGTGAGCACGCCCCGGTCGGCTGCTGCGCCGACGGTCCGGCCGGACTTCGCGTCGGGGGTCATCGGCCCAGGGTAGGCGCGTTCGCACACTTCGGCGCCGAACGAGCGCGCCGGCCGGCCGACGCTAGGGTCGGGAATCGTGGAACGAGTCGTGGTGGTGGGAGCCGGGCTGGCCGGACTGCGCACGGTGGTCGGCCTGCGCGAGCAGGGGTACGCCGGTGAGCTGACGCTGGTCGGTGCGGAGCCGCGGGGACCCTACGACCGGCCGCCGCTGTCGAAGGCGATCCTGTCGGGGAAGTCCGACGACTCGGCGCTGCCGTTCGATCCGGACAGGCTGCGGGTGGACTTCCGCCCCGGCGTACGCGCGACCCGGCTGCGCGGTGACGTGGTGGAGACGGCAGGCCCGGGCGAGACGTCCGGCCCGGACCTGGACTTCGACGGGCTGGTGCTCGCCACCGGCGCCGAGCCGGTCGTGCTGCCCGGCGAGGGCGCCCGCTACCTGCGTACCCACGAGGACGCCCACGCGCTGCGGGCGGCACTGCGGCCGGGCGCGACCGTGGTCATCGTCGGGGCCGGGTGGATCGGTGCTGAGGTGGCCACCGCCGCGAGGACGGTCGGCTGCCGGGTCACGGTCGTGGAGCAGGCGCCGACCCCGGTCGCGCACGCGTTGCCGCCACAGGTCGGGCGGCACCTGGCGCCGTGGTACGCCGAGGCCGGGGCCGATCTCCTCCTCGACCACCGGGTCGCCGGCGTCGGGCCGAACGCCGTCCAGTTCGCCGACGGCACCACCCTGCGCGCGGACGTCGTACTCGTCGGTGTGGGGGTGCGGCCGGCCACCGGCTGGCTCGCCGGCTCCGGCCTGGAACTCGACCGCGGCGTGGTGGTCGGCGCCGACCTGGCCGCCGGCCGGCCCGGCGTGTACGCGGTGGGTGACGTCGCCGCCCGCTGGTCGCCGCGCTACGGCACGCGGGTGCGCGGCGAGCACTGGGACGACGCGCTGCGCGCACCGGCGGTCGCGGTCGCCAACCTGCTCGGTGGCGCCCAGACCTACGACCCAGTCCCGTACGTCTGGAGTGAGCAGTT
This Actinopolymorpha cephalotaxi DNA region includes the following protein-coding sequences:
- a CDS encoding class I SAM-dependent methyltransferase, coding for MTPDAKSGRTVGAAADRGVLTGEEYADDSRLSDRISLYEWQRPRLDLGATVLERLRGLPGPGPVLDVGWGTGALTRRLRADRPDLRVVPVDLSAGLAPEVVGEVDRLPFADGSVGAALAMHMLYYAADPANAVRELRRVLRPGGRLVASTNGAGDKPQWARLWTDTLRDLGVADPPPYDRGDSRFDLELGAALVREVFGTVDVHDHRYEIAVPEAGPVLAYLHSTRGQQARALPKGLTWADFRSAASDRIQAEVDRAGAFVLTGHTGILTAVA
- a CDS encoding NAD(P)/FAD-dependent oxidoreductase, whose amino-acid sequence is MERVVVVGAGLAGLRTVVGLREQGYAGELTLVGAEPRGPYDRPPLSKAILSGKSDDSALPFDPDRLRVDFRPGVRATRLRGDVVETAGPGETSGPDLDFDGLVLATGAEPVVLPGEGARYLRTHEDAHALRAALRPGATVVIVGAGWIGAEVATAARTVGCRVTVVEQAPTPVAHALPPQVGRHLAPWYAEAGADLLLDHRVAGVGPNAVQFADGTTLRADVVLVGVGVRPATGWLAGSGLELDRGVVVGADLAAGRPGVYAVGDVAARWSPRYGTRVRGEHWDDALRAPAVAVANLLGGAQTYDPVPYVWSEQFGRMVQYAGLPAAGLPVAGPSAESHAGPDLPGTRLVWRGDPAADARWSVFWLGPDARVVAVLAVDQPRDFVAGRRIAESGAAVDPGLLADPAVSVKSSVAGSAG